The following coding sequences are from one Gossypium hirsutum isolate 1008001.06 chromosome A12, Gossypium_hirsutum_v2.1, whole genome shotgun sequence window:
- the LOC107921398 gene encoding pto-interacting protein 1 yields MDYKPGWPLLLRGCSETPPAKLARNMSVVQWVMNLPSRSPHHTPRCSTNKEIELSGNGGNDNSSNSSMQYELQKCLDIPLRRNSSFFQWFGYEVLKAATAEFSSENLIAEGGSNRVYKGILPDGKAVAVKIQKSSKDAYKDFANEIEIVSSLKHKHIRPLVGVCVKDYDLISVYDFSSKGSLEEILHGNNKDKHPLPWKVRYNVAVAIAEGLNYLHSEHSRPVIHRDVKSSNILLSDEFEAKLSDFGLAIWGPTASSFLIQADVVGTFGYLAPEYFMYGKLSDKIDVYAFGVILLELLSGKRPISFENHKGQQSLVMWAKPMIESGDMKGILDPDLNGNINATQMHRMMIAATLCITRSARLRPKMSEVLELLRGEEAIEKWAATQNENKESQEHNIDDGDDDEVYPNSRADLHLSLAMLDVDDDSTSFSSMEQSSNISMEEYLKERWSPSSSFN; encoded by the exons ATGGACTATAAGCCTGGTTGGCCCCTTCTGCTGAGGGGTTGCTCAGAAACACCACCTGCAAAGCTCGCCAGGAATATGTCCGTTGTCCAATGGGTTATGAACTTACCCAGTCGTTCCCCGCATCATACTCCTCGATGTTCAACCAACAAAGAAATCGAGCTGAGTGGCAATGGAGGTAACGATAATAGCAGCAATTCCTCTATGCAATATGAGTTGCAGAAATGCTTAGATATACCCCTGAGAAGAAATTCATCTTTTTTCCAATGGTTCGGTTATGAAGTTTTAAAAGCTGCAACTGCTGAGTTCTCATCAG AGAATCTGATCGCAGAAGGAGGGAGCAACCGTGTATATAAAGGGATCCTTCCGGATGGTAAGGCAGTTGCTGTTAAGATCCAGAAGTCATCGAAAGATGCATACAAGGATTTTGCCAACGAAATCGAAATAGTCTCCTCACTGAAGCATAAACACATAAGGCCTCTAGTTGGTGTCTGCGTTAAAGATTATGATCTAATATCTGTCTATGATTTCTCATCTAAAGGGAGCTTGGAAGAAATTCTGCATG GGAATAACAAAGATAAACATCCCTTGCCATGGAAAGTGAGATATAACGTGGCTGTTGCCATTGCTGAAGGCCTAAATTACCTACATAGTGAGCATTCTCGACCTGTTATCCATAGAGATGTCAAGTCTTCAAATATTCTTCTTTCAGATGAGTTTGAAGCGAAG TTATCTGACTTCGGACTAGCAATATGGGGACCAACTGCTTCATCATTTCTGATTCAAGCTGATGTTGTTGGGACATTTGGGTATTTAGCTCCTGAATACTTTATGTATGGCAAGCTTAGCGACAAGATTGATGTCTACGCTTTCGGTGTTATTCTACTTGAATTGCTATCAGGGAAAAGACCAATAAGCTTTGAGAATCACAAGGGCCAGCAGAGCTTGGTCATGTGG GCAAAGCCAATGATAGAAAGTGGAGATATGAAAGGCATACTGGACCCTGATTTGAATGGAAATATCAATGCGACTCAGATGCATAGAATGATGATAGCAGCAACTCTCTGCATCACACGGTCAGCTCGACTCCGGCCGAAGATGAGTGAG GTATTGGAGCTCTTAAGAGGGGAAGAAGCCATTGAAAAATGGGCTGCGACACAAAATGAGAACAAAGAAAGCCAAGAACATAATATCGACGATGGTGACGATGATGAAGTTTATCCAAATTCAAGGGCAGATTTACATTTAAGTCTTGCAATGCTTGATGTCGATGATGATTCGACATCATTTAGTAGCATGGAGCAAAGCAGTAACATTTCTATGGAGGAATATTTAAAAGAAAGATGGAGCCCATCGTCAAGCTTCAATTAG